One segment of Vulpes lagopus strain Blue_001 chromosome 8, ASM1834538v1, whole genome shotgun sequence DNA contains the following:
- the SCGB3A2 gene encoding LOW QUALITY PROTEIN: secretoglobin family 3A member 2 (The sequence of the model RefSeq protein was modified relative to this genomic sequence to represent the inferred CDS: inserted 1 base in 1 codon), giving the protein MKLVTVFLLVTISICTYSATAFLSNSLPDAVNKALPLPVDNILPFMDLLKLLLKTLGISVEHXVEGLRKYVNELGPGAAEVVKKLLVPIGCGLICQ; this is encoded by the exons ATGAAGTTGGTAACTGTGTTTCTGCTGGTGACCATCAGCATTTGCACTTACT CAGCTACTGCCTTCCTTTCCAACAGTTTGCCAGATGCTGTCAACAAAGCCTTACCTTTACCTGTGGACAACATTCTCCCCTTTATGGATCTGTTAAAGCTTCTTCTGAAAACTCTGGGCATTTCTGTTGAGC CTGTGGAAGGGCTAAGAAAGTATGTGAATGAGCTGGGACCAGGGGCCGCTGAGGTAGTGAAGAAACTGCTGGTACCTATAGGTTGTGGGCTTATTTGTCAATGA
- the LOC121496467 gene encoding UMP-CMP kinase: protein MLSRCGRRLLHVLGLSFPLLTRPPLFLCPRRLMKPLVVFVLGGPGAGKGTQCARIVEKYGYTHLSAGELLRDERKNPASQYGELIEKYIKDGKIVPVEITISLLKREMDQTMAANAQKNKFLIDGFPRNQDNLQGWNKTMDGKADVSFVLFFDCNNEICIERCLERGKSSGRSDDNRESLEKRIQTYLQSTKPIIDLYEEMGKVKKIDASKSVDEVFDEVVKIFDKEG, encoded by the coding sequence ATGCTGAGCCGCTGCGGCCGCAGGCTGCTGCACGTCCTGGGCCTTAGCTTCCCGCTGCTGACCCGCCCGCCGCTTTTCCTCTGCCCTCGCCGCCTCATGAAACCGCTGGTCGTGTTCGTCCTCGGCGGTCCTGGCGCCGGCAAGGGGACCCAGTGCGCCCGCATCGTCGAGAAATATGGCTACACACACCTTTCTGCAGGAGAACTTCTTCGTGATGAAAGGAAGAACCCAGCTTCACAGTATGGTGAACTCATTGAAAAGTACATTAAAGATGGAAAGATAGTGCCAGTTgagataaccatcagtttgttaaaGAGGGAAATGGATCAGACAATGGCTGCCAATGCTCAGAAGAATAAATTCTTGATTGATGGGTTTCCAAGAAATCAAGACAACCTTCAAGGTTGGAATAAGACCATGGATGGGAAGGCAGATgtgtcttttgttctgttttttgacTGTAATAATGAGATCTGTATTGAACGGTGTCTTGAGAGGGGAAAGAGCAGTGGTAGAAGTGATGATAACAGAGAGAGCTTGGAAAAGAGAATTCAGACCTATCTTCAATCAACAAAGCCAATTATTGACTTATATGAAGAAATGGGGAAAGTCAAGAAAATAGATGCCTCTAAGTCTGTTGACGAGGTTTTTGATGAAGTTGTGAAGATTTTTGACAAAGAAGGCTAA